In the genome of Streptomyces sp. V2I9, one region contains:
- a CDS encoding DUF3107 domain-containing protein translates to MEVKIGVQHSPREIVLESGLSAEDVESAVTAALGGKAELLSLTDDKGRKVLVPADRIAYVEIGEPTTRRVGFGAL, encoded by the coding sequence GTGGAGGTCAAGATCGGGGTGCAGCACTCGCCCCGCGAGATCGTTCTGGAGAGCGGGCTTTCCGCCGAGGACGTCGAGAGCGCGGTCACCGCTGCACTGGGCGGCAAGGCGGAGCTGCTCAGCCTCACGGACGACAAGGGCCGCAAGGTCCTGGTGCCGGCCGACCGCATCGCGTATGTGGAGATCGGTGAGCCGACCACCCGGCGGGTGGGGTTCGGGGCGCTGTAG
- a CDS encoding MarC family protein, translating into MFDVAVFGSLFLTLFVIMDPPGITPIFLALTAGRPAKVQRRMALQAVMVAFGVIAVFGVLGQQILDYLHVSVPALMIAGGLLLLLIALDLLTGKTDEPTQTKDVNVALVPLGMPLLAGPGAIVSVILAVQHADGLGGQLSVWSAIVAMHVVLWLAMRYSLVIIRVIKDGGVVLVTRLAGMMLSAIAVQQIINGVTQVIQDS; encoded by the coding sequence GTGTTCGACGTCGCTGTCTTCGGATCCCTTTTTCTCACCCTATTTGTGATCATGGACCCGCCCGGGATCACACCGATCTTCCTCGCGCTCACCGCGGGCCGCCCCGCCAAGGTGCAGCGCAGGATGGCGCTCCAGGCGGTCATGGTCGCGTTCGGCGTGATCGCCGTGTTCGGCGTGCTGGGCCAGCAGATCCTCGACTACCTGCACGTCTCCGTACCCGCCCTGATGATCGCGGGCGGGCTCCTGCTGCTGCTCATCGCGCTCGACCTGCTGACCGGCAAGACGGACGAGCCGACGCAGACCAAGGACGTCAACGTGGCGCTCGTACCGCTGGGCATGCCGCTGCTCGCCGGGCCCGGCGCCATCGTCTCGGTCATCCTCGCGGTGCAGCACGCGGACGGCCTGGGCGGTCAGCTCTCGGTGTGGTCCGCGATCGTCGCCATGCACGTGGTGCTCTGGCTGGCCATGCGCTACTCGCTCGTCATCATCCGTGTGATCAAGGACGGCGGTGTGGTGCTGGTGACCCGGCTCGCGGGCATGATGCTCTCCGCCATCGCCGTCCAGCAGATCATCAACGGCGTCACCCAGGTCATCCAGGACTCCTGA
- a CDS encoding NYN domain-containing protein, translating into MNEGDPRLGAGADLAARLDRTNELLQRMLVEVAKTPSTHAIFVDAGYVYAAAGLLVTGTEDRRSFDLDAEGLIDAFIDKARTIFADSRLLRVYWYDGARRRIHTTEQQAIAELPDVKVRLGNLNANNQQKGVDSLIRTDLESLARHRAISDAALVGGDEDLVSAVEAAQGYGARVHLWGIEAAEGRNQAEPLLWEVDSQRTFDLDFCRPYVTRRPVTTYEDDTPTPSREDVRFVGAQIAAAWLAARGRESLADLLPGQPYLPGSVDQDLLVEAERLLQCSLRGHAHLRRALRDGFWQHLQAQY; encoded by the coding sequence ATGAACGAGGGGGACCCCCGGCTCGGCGCGGGAGCCGATCTCGCCGCCCGTCTGGACCGCACCAACGAGCTGCTCCAGCGCATGCTCGTGGAGGTCGCCAAGACCCCGTCGACGCACGCGATCTTCGTGGACGCCGGCTACGTGTACGCCGCGGCCGGACTGCTCGTCACCGGCACCGAGGACCGGCGCTCCTTCGACCTCGACGCCGAAGGGCTGATCGACGCCTTCATCGACAAGGCGCGCACGATCTTCGCGGACAGCAGGCTGCTGCGCGTCTACTGGTACGACGGCGCCCGGCGCCGCATCCACACCACCGAGCAGCAGGCCATCGCCGAGCTGCCCGACGTCAAGGTGCGGCTCGGCAACCTCAACGCCAACAACCAGCAGAAGGGCGTCGACTCGCTCATCCGCACCGACCTCGAATCCCTCGCCCGCCACCGCGCCATCAGCGACGCGGCCCTGGTCGGCGGCGACGAGGACCTGGTCTCGGCGGTCGAGGCGGCCCAGGGGTACGGGGCGCGCGTGCACCTCTGGGGCATCGAGGCCGCCGAAGGGCGCAACCAGGCCGAGCCGCTGCTGTGGGAGGTCGACAGCCAGCGCACCTTCGACCTCGACTTCTGCCGCCCCTACGTCACCCGGCGGCCCGTCACCACGTACGAGGACGACACCCCGACCCCCTCACGCGAGGACGTCCGCTTCGTCGGCGCGCAGATCGCCGCGGCCTGGCTCGCGGCACGGGGCCGGGAATCCCTCGCCGATCTGCTGCCCGGCCAGCCCTATCTGCCGGGCTCCGTCGACCAGGACCTCCTCGTCGAGGCGGAACGCCTGCTCCAGTGCTCGCTGCGCGGCCACGCCCACCTGCGGCGGGCGCTCCGCGACGGCTTCTGGCAGCACCTGCAGGCGCAGTACTGA
- a CDS encoding PHP domain-containing protein, with product MRIDLHTHSTASDGTDTPAELVANAAAAGLDVVALTDHDTVGGHREAADALPEGLTLVTGAELSCRVDGVGMHLLAYLFDPADAELAQARERVRDDRVPRAREMVRKLRALDVPITWEQVARIAGDGSVGRPHVAAALVDLGVVPTVSDAFTPDWLGNGGRAYAEKHEFDPFEAVRLVKAAGGVTVFAHPAAVKRGAVVPESTIAALADAGLDGVEVDHMDHDGPTRARLRGLARELDLLTTGSSDYHGSRKAVELGACTTDPEIYGEITRRATGAFPVPGAGGAVRR from the coding sequence GTGCGCATCGATCTGCACACCCACTCCACCGCCTCGGACGGCACGGACACCCCCGCCGAGCTGGTCGCCAACGCCGCCGCAGCGGGTCTGGACGTCGTCGCCCTCACCGACCACGACACGGTCGGCGGCCACCGCGAGGCGGCCGACGCCCTGCCCGAGGGGCTCACCCTCGTCACCGGGGCAGAGCTGTCCTGCCGCGTCGACGGCGTGGGCATGCACCTGCTGGCGTACCTCTTCGACCCCGCCGACGCCGAGCTGGCGCAGGCCCGCGAGCGCGTCCGCGACGACCGGGTGCCGCGCGCCCGGGAGATGGTCCGCAAGCTGCGCGCCCTCGACGTCCCCATCACCTGGGAGCAGGTCGCCCGCATAGCCGGGGACGGCTCGGTCGGCCGTCCGCACGTCGCCGCCGCCCTCGTCGACCTCGGCGTCGTCCCCACCGTCTCCGACGCCTTCACACCGGACTGGCTGGGCAACGGCGGTCGGGCGTACGCGGAGAAGCACGAGTTCGACCCCTTCGAGGCCGTCCGCCTGGTGAAGGCCGCGGGCGGGGTCACCGTCTTCGCCCATCCGGCGGCCGTGAAACGCGGTGCGGTGGTTCCCGAGTCCACCATCGCCGCGCTCGCCGACGCCGGTCTCGACGGCGTCGAGGTCGACCACATGGACCACGACGGGCCCACCCGTGCCCGGCTGCGCGGCCTCGCCCGCGAACTGGACCTGCTGACGACCGGCTCCAGCGACTACCACGGCAGCCGGAAGGCCGTCGAGCTCGGCGCCTGCACCACCGACCCCGAGATCTACGGCGAGATCACCCGGCGCGCCACGGGAGCCTTCCCCGTGCCGGGCGCCGGCGGAGCCGTCCGCCGCTAG
- a CDS encoding alpha/beta fold hydrolase, translated as MSRPPTFTPPPCARSRALSTERGDFAVLDAVPAAPARATALLLPGYTGSKEDFVALLEPLCAAGYRVVAVDGRGQFESRGTGRQESYVQAELARDVLAQAAALEGDTGKLHLLGHSLGGQIARAAVLWDATPFRSLTLMSSGPAEVVAAQRDKVKMLSDALAVLSMDEVWEAMRALDPPQDADTGDGADLRRRWLAHDPAQLIATGAQLAAEPDRVDELAAVGLPVHVLSGERDDVWPVELFDSMAHRLGARRTTITGAEHSPNTARPQETAEALTAFWDGVNGS; from the coding sequence ATGAGCCGTCCGCCCACCTTCACCCCGCCGCCCTGCGCCCGCTCACGCGCCCTGTCCACCGAGCGCGGCGACTTCGCCGTCCTGGACGCCGTACCGGCTGCCCCGGCACGGGCGACCGCCCTGCTGCTGCCCGGCTACACCGGCAGCAAGGAGGACTTCGTCGCCCTGCTCGAACCGCTGTGCGCGGCGGGCTACCGGGTGGTCGCCGTGGACGGCCGGGGGCAGTTCGAGTCGCGGGGGACGGGGCGCCAGGAGAGTTACGTCCAGGCCGAGTTGGCCCGCGACGTGCTCGCCCAGGCGGCGGCCCTGGAGGGGGACACAGGGAAGCTGCACCTGCTCGGGCACTCGCTCGGCGGTCAGATCGCCCGCGCCGCCGTCCTGTGGGACGCCACCCCGTTCCGGTCGCTGACGCTGATGTCCTCGGGCCCCGCCGAGGTGGTCGCCGCCCAGCGGGACAAGGTGAAGATGCTGAGCGACGCGCTGGCCGTGCTGTCCATGGACGAGGTGTGGGAGGCGATGCGGGCGCTGGACCCCCCGCAGGACGCGGACACCGGCGACGGCGCGGACCTGCGCCGCCGCTGGCTCGCCCACGACCCGGCCCAGCTGATCGCCACCGGGGCCCAGCTGGCGGCCGAGCCCGACCGGGTGGACGAGCTGGCCGCCGTGGGGCTGCCCGTCCACGTGCTGTCCGGGGAGCGCGACGACGTCTGGCCGGTGGAGCTGTTCGACTCCATGGCGCACCGCCTCGGCGCCCGCCGCACCACGATCACCGGCGCCGAGCACTCCCCCAACACCGCCCGCCCGCAGGAGACGGCCGAGGCGCTGACCGCGTTCTGGGACGGCGTGAACGGGTCCTGA
- a CDS encoding DEAD/DEAH box helicase, translating to MTNPARYDPQRSPRTASHRRGSTLTTFRDLGILSETAEALEAVGITSPFPIQELTLPVALSGSDVIGQAKTGTGKTLGFGLPLLERVTVPADVEAGRAKPEQLTDAPQALVVVPTRELCQQVTNDLLTAGKVRNVRVLAIYGGRAYEPQVEALKKGVDVIVGTPGRLLDLAGQRKLDLSHIRGLVLDEADEMLDLGFLPDVERIITMLPPKRQTMLFSATMPGAVISLARRYMSQPTHINATSPDDEGTTVKNTVQHVYRAHNMDKPEMLARILQADGRGLAMIFCRTKRTAADIAEQLEKRGFASGAVHGDLGQGAREQALRAFRNGKVDVLVCTDVAARGIDVEGVTHVVNYQSPEDEKTYLHRIGRTGRAGAKGIAITLVDWDDIPRWQLINKALDLKFPDPPETYSTSPHLFEELGIPAGTKGVLPRAERTRAGLRAEEVEDLGETGGRGRKSAAPAPAREEHEEREPRTRTPRQRRRTRGGSGVEAEAATVPAPAKEATPAAPAGEDDAPEAPRTPRRRRRTRVSAAEAAVAVAEAPVVPAPVAEAAPAAKPVAEAAPVAEPVVKPVVEAPAAEPVAEAVAETKPRRRRSRAAKPVAEEAAAPATAPAASAPAEFQTVAVAAGITEPAPEAKARPRRRARIVKPADEVDFQIAPAAEPEPEAKTRRRPARATSKTEPKAKTESKAKAESKAKAKAEAKSAESEAVVSEPKARATRTTKSRAKAETASEPVEKATAKSSSAVAAEAPAAEAEAKPRRRRATRPAGAATATATPEAAVVSAAEAVVSEAAAAPKTRRRRATRPAGAATTTES from the coding sequence ATGACCAACCCGGCACGGTACGACCCCCAGCGTTCGCCTCGGACCGCGTCTCACAGAAGAGGCAGCACCCTGACTACGTTCCGAGACCTCGGTATTCTTTCCGAGACGGCCGAAGCCCTTGAGGCGGTCGGCATCACGTCCCCCTTCCCCATCCAGGAGCTGACGCTCCCCGTAGCCCTCTCCGGCTCCGACGTCATCGGCCAGGCCAAGACCGGCACCGGCAAGACGCTCGGCTTCGGTCTTCCGCTCCTGGAGCGGGTGACCGTCCCCGCCGACGTCGAGGCCGGGCGCGCCAAGCCCGAGCAGCTGACCGACGCCCCGCAGGCGCTCGTCGTCGTCCCCACCCGTGAGCTGTGCCAGCAGGTCACCAACGACCTGCTCACCGCCGGCAAGGTCCGCAACGTCCGCGTTCTCGCGATCTACGGCGGCCGGGCCTACGAGCCCCAGGTCGAGGCGCTCAAGAAGGGCGTCGACGTGATCGTCGGCACGCCGGGCCGCCTCCTGGACCTGGCGGGCCAGCGCAAGCTCGACCTCTCCCACATCCGCGGGCTCGTCCTCGACGAGGCCGACGAGATGCTGGACCTGGGCTTCCTGCCCGACGTCGAGCGCATCATCACGATGCTGCCGCCCAAGCGCCAGACCATGCTGTTCTCGGCCACCATGCCCGGCGCGGTCATCAGCCTGGCCCGCCGCTACATGTCGCAGCCGACGCACATCAACGCCACGTCGCCCGACGACGAGGGCACGACCGTCAAGAACACGGTCCAGCACGTCTACCGCGCGCACAACATGGACAAGCCCGAGATGCTCGCGCGCATCCTCCAGGCGGACGGCCGCGGGCTCGCGATGATCTTCTGCCGGACGAAGCGCACGGCCGCCGACATCGCCGAGCAGCTGGAGAAGCGCGGCTTCGCCTCCGGCGCGGTCCACGGCGACCTCGGCCAGGGCGCCCGCGAGCAGGCGCTGCGCGCCTTCCGCAACGGCAAGGTCGACGTCCTGGTCTGCACCGACGTCGCCGCGCGCGGCATCGACGTCGAGGGCGTGACCCACGTCGTCAACTACCAGTCGCCGGAGGACGAGAAGACCTACCTCCACCGCATCGGCCGCACCGGCCGCGCGGGCGCCAAGGGCATCGCGATCACGCTGGTCGACTGGGACGACATCCCGCGCTGGCAGCTGATCAACAAGGCCCTGGACCTGAAGTTCCCGGACCCGCCCGAGACGTACTCCACCTCGCCGCACCTCTTCGAGGAGCTGGGCATCCCGGCGGGCACCAAGGGCGTGCTGCCGCGCGCCGAGCGGACCCGCGCCGGCCTGCGCGCCGAGGAGGTCGAGGACCTCGGTGAGACCGGCGGCCGCGGCCGCAAGTCCGCCGCCCCCGCTCCGGCGCGCGAGGAGCATGAGGAGCGCGAGCCCCGCACCCGTACACCGCGCCAGCGCCGCCGCACCCGCGGCGGATCCGGCGTCGAGGCGGAGGCGGCCACGGTGCCCGCACCCGCCAAGGAGGCCACTCCGGCCGCCCCGGCCGGTGAGGACGACGCGCCCGAGGCTCCGCGTACCCCGCGCCGTCGCCGCCGTACCCGCGTCAGCGCCGCCGAGGCAGCCGTGGCCGTCGCCGAGGCCCCGGTGGTACCCGCCCCGGTGGCCGAGGCAGCGCCGGCCGCGAAGCCGGTGGCCGAGGCCGCGCCCGTCGCCGAGCCGGTCGTGAAGCCGGTGGTTGAGGCCCCCGCGGCCGAGCCGGTGGCCGAGGCCGTCGCGGAGACGAAGCCGCGCCGCCGTCGCAGCCGCGCCGCGAAGCCGGTGGCGGAGGAGGCGGCCGCGCCCGCCACCGCTCCGGCCGCGTCGGCCCCGGCCGAGTTCCAGACCGTGGCGGTCGCCGCGGGCATCACGGAGCCGGCCCCCGAGGCGAAGGCCCGGCCTCGCCGCCGCGCCCGGATCGTGAAGCCGGCCGACGAGGTCGACTTCCAGATCGCCCCGGCCGCCGAGCCGGAGCCCGAGGCCAAGACGCGCCGCCGCCCGGCTCGCGCCACGTCGAAGACGGAGCCGAAGGCAAAGACGGAGTCGAAGGCGAAGGCCGAGTCGAAGGCCAAGGCGAAGGCCGAGGCCAAGAGCGCCGAGTCCGAGGCCGTGGTGAGCGAGCCGAAGGCACGGGCGACCAGGACGACGAAGTCGCGCGCCAAGGCGGAGACGGCTTCGGAGCCCGTGGAGAAGGCCACCGCCAAGAGTTCCTCGGCGGTCGCCGCCGAGGCCCCGGCCGCCGAGGCGGAGGCCAAGCCGCGCCGCCGCCGGGCGACCCGCCCGGCGGGCGCCGCGACCGCGACCGCGACCCCGGAGGCCGCCGTGGTCTCCGCCGCCGAGGCCGTGGTGAGCGAGGCCGCCGCCGCGCCGAAGACGCGACGTCGTCGGGCCACCCGCCCGGCGGGCGCCGCGACGACGACCGAGAGCTGA
- a CDS encoding ferritin-like fold-containing protein: protein METPDHATEAPADLSEATGIAARDWATAAADPQYRAAVVDLLGALAYGELAAFERLAEDAKLAPTLADKAELAKMATAEFHHFEQLSRRLAAVEEDPTAAMEPFAKALDDFHRQTAPSDWLEGLVKAYVGDSIASDFYREVAARLDTDTRALVLSVLDDTGHGNFAVEKVRAAIEADPRVGGRLALWARRLMGEALSQAQRVVADRDALSTMLVGGVADGFDLAEVGRMFSRITEAHTKRMAALGLAA from the coding sequence ATGGAGACGCCAGACCACGCCACCGAAGCCCCCGCAGACCTGTCCGAAGCCACCGGGATCGCCGCCCGGGACTGGGCCACCGCGGCCGCCGACCCGCAGTACCGCGCAGCCGTCGTGGACCTGCTCGGCGCCCTCGCCTACGGAGAGCTGGCGGCCTTCGAGCGGCTGGCGGAGGACGCGAAGCTCGCCCCGACCCTCGCGGACAAGGCGGAGCTGGCGAAGATGGCCACCGCCGAGTTCCACCACTTCGAGCAGCTCAGCCGCCGGCTGGCCGCCGTGGAGGAGGACCCGACCGCCGCGATGGAGCCGTTCGCCAAGGCGCTCGACGACTTCCACCGCCAGACCGCTCCGTCCGACTGGCTGGAGGGCCTGGTCAAGGCGTACGTCGGCGACTCGATCGCTAGCGACTTCTACCGCGAGGTCGCGGCCCGGCTGGACACCGACACCCGTGCTCTCGTGCTGTCGGTGCTCGACGACACGGGCCACGGGAACTTCGCCGTGGAGAAGGTGCGCGCCGCCATCGAGGCCGACCCGCGGGTCGGCGGACGCCTCGCGCTGTGGGCGCGCCGCCTGATGGGCGAGGCGCTCTCGCAGGCCCAGCGGGTGGTCGCCGACCGCGACGCCCTCTCGACGATGCTGGTCGGCGGCGTCGCGGACGGCTTCGACCTGGCCGAGGTGGGCCGGATGTTCTCCCGGATCACCGAGGCCCACACCAAGCGGATGGCCGCGCTGGGGCTGGCCGCGTAA
- a CDS encoding TM2 domain-containing protein, translating into MTTPAPDAPYGFDPQGRPYSDKSKVVAGVLQILLGGLGIGRFYVGSIGVGIAQLLTFGGLGVWALIDGILYLTSNDRTDKQGRVLRP; encoded by the coding sequence ATGACCACCCCCGCTCCGGACGCCCCTTACGGCTTCGATCCGCAGGGCCGCCCCTACTCCGACAAGTCGAAGGTCGTCGCCGGCGTCCTCCAGATTCTTCTGGGAGGTCTCGGCATCGGACGCTTCTACGTCGGGTCCATCGGTGTGGGCATCGCCCAGCTCCTCACCTTCGGTGGTCTCGGCGTCTGGGCGCTGATCGACGGCATCCTCTACCTCACCAGCAATGACCGCACCGACAAGCAGGGCCGGGTCCTCCGCCCCTGA
- a CDS encoding TetR/AcrR family transcriptional regulator, which yields MTAIEQTEAARPRGTRLPRRARRNQLLGAAQEVFVAQGYHSAAMDDIAERAGVSKPVLYQHFPGKLELYLALLDQHCESLLQAVRTALASTTDNKLRVEATMDAYFAYVEDEGGAFRLVFESDLTNEPAVRERVDRVSLQCAEAISDVIAGDTGLSKDESMLLAVGLGGVSQVVARYWLSSRSPIPRDTAVQLLTSLAWRGIAGFPLHGVEQH from the coding sequence GTGACAGCCATCGAGCAGACAGAGGCGGCGCGCCCGCGGGGCACCCGCCTGCCCCGCCGCGCCCGACGCAATCAGCTGCTGGGCGCCGCGCAGGAGGTCTTCGTCGCGCAGGGTTACCACTCCGCCGCGATGGACGACATCGCCGAGCGGGCCGGAGTCAGCAAGCCGGTGCTCTACCAGCACTTCCCCGGAAAGCTGGAGCTGTACCTGGCCCTGCTCGACCAGCACTGCGAATCGCTCCTCCAGGCCGTGCGCACGGCGCTGGCCTCGACGACCGACAACAAGCTGCGCGTCGAGGCGACGATGGACGCCTACTTCGCGTACGTGGAGGACGAGGGCGGCGCGTTCCGGCTGGTCTTCGAGTCCGACCTGACCAACGAGCCCGCCGTGCGCGAGCGGGTGGACCGGGTCTCGCTCCAGTGCGCCGAGGCCATCTCCGACGTGATCGCCGGGGACACGGGCCTCTCCAAGGACGAGTCCATGCTGCTGGCGGTGGGGCTCGGCGGCGTCTCCCAGGTGGTGGCGCGCTACTGGCTCTCCAGCCGGTCCCCCATCCCGCGCGACACGGCGGTCCAGCTCCTCACCTCGCTGGCCTGGCGGGGCATCGCGGGCTTCCCGCTGCACGGCGTCGAGCAGCACTGA